The DNA segment TTGATTCTCGAATCGCGACACAGTCCCGTTTACTGTGTCGGGGACATCGAATCTCCAGTAAAGGGTGTCTGCCTGGTACCATGAACTGTCCGGGGCCATGTAATCACTCTCGTAATAAACGTCTTCCGTGTCATTCTGTCCCCAGGCCAGTATAAGGGATCCGATTTGTATTCCAGCGGAGTCCCGGCAGTAACCTGTTATTTCGAGTGGTACGGTCCTGGTCTCAGCTTCGATCCCGGTAAGGATGATGATCTCGGGGGATTCTGTGTCTATCTCGACCGCGCCCGAAGCTGTGGCCTTATTTCCTGCTACATCTGTGATATCGATCCCAATCGACTGGAGACCTGGAAGAGTGGAAACGGGCGGCAGCCATTCGTAAAGATATTCGCCGTCAGCTGTCACTTCGAGAGCAGTAGTCCACAAAGTTTCCTCTGGATCGGTGATCGTTATAGATGTTGCCGAACCTGTCTCAAACGAGGAGACAGTATAATAGATCGATACGGTCGAGGAGTCCGTGGGGAATCCGGGAGAAAAGACTCCCGGCTCGATCCTGTCAATATTCACCGAAGGCGGAGTAAGGTCGACAACTATCGTCCTCTGCTGGTACTCCCCAGTGCCTCCGCTGTATTCGTAGAGTCGCAACAGATACTCGCCCTCCGGCAGCAGTACGCCCTCATGGTCACGGCCGTCCCAGACGGCGGAATACTGTCCCGCAGCCAATCCAGTTTCCAGGTAGACGGTATCCAGCACTTCCGTCATCGCCAGGTTCTCGATCGTGACCAGGAGGGTGTCGACCCCGCCTGCGAGTATCAGAGACGCGATCATTGAATCCTTCACTCCGTCGTCGTTTGGTGATATCGAGGGAAAGTTGATGATCAGAGTTACCTGACCAGCTTCCGCCGGAGCAGAGAAAGCCGGGAGGATCAGGAACAGGACCAGTATGTTTATAATCCACAGGCGCAAGAAACACTTCCCTTGGTTAAATCTTCAAACACCTCTGTATTATATGTGTCATCTTCCCGGCCAGTCAACATCTAAACTATGATCAGGACTCCGGTAATAAAACAAGTTGCAAGTTGCAGGAACCGTATTCCTGTGATAGGATCAAAGGGGTCCAATGTAAAATCTGTACGGAAAGAGAGTGTGATCTGCCGTTGTTCCGGTTCTGCCTGGAGGTGATCAGCAATTTCTTCGTCGAAGGGTAAGAAGGCCGGAAAGAAGAGTCAGAATTCTTCTCAGGATGGTATTTCATCAGCCCTTGCCGCCGGGTACCTGATTTTTCTTCTCATCCATTTGATTCCCCTCATGTCGGCGAGCCAGACCTTATGGGGAATCGATCAATGGAGATATATTCCTGCCCCGTTTCTGTTCATACTGATCGTCTTCGGGGTCCTTCCCCTGATTCCATCGGTTCGGAGTACTCTTGCAGGCATGGTGTCGAAAGCCGTCCGGCCTGAAAAGAGAGAAACGACCCTTCGGGGACGTGCGATCCCTGTCCTCCTGGCAATTGTTTCCGTTGCTCTGATCTTCTGGTTGTTCCGGCAGAAGACTCATTTCCTCGGCGATGGTTATCTCTGGATAAAGTTTCTCGAGTCCGGAGATTTCAGCAGGTATTGGGATCTGACAGCTCTTTGCCTGATATATAATGGTATTCACCGTTTTCTCAACATCATATATCCCTTCGGCGATGTTGGTATGCCAGTTGTCGCCACAGGGATCAGTATCTCCTCCGGCCTGATCTTCCTGATATTCGCCTGGAAGAGCGCCAGGGTTCTTTTCACATCGATCAACAAAACTCTCTTTATCTTTCTGGCTGTCCTGTCGTCTGGTTCGATCATGCTCTTTTTCGGATATATCGAAGCCTATCCTCCGGTAGCGCTGGCCGCGATGATATATATTTATTATGGTCTTCTCTTTCTTCGCGGGCGTACCAGTCTGCTAGCCCCTGCTGCGGCCCTCCTGCTCGCCCTCCTGCTGCATCCCTCGATGGCCGCTCTTTTTCCCGGCCTTTTGATCCTGTGCTATCTGAATAGGGGGAAAAGACCCGGCTGGAGAAGATATTTCCTGGTCCTCACAACGTCGGCAGCCGGGTGTTTTATCCTACTCTACATATTCCAGCAGTCAGGTATTTTCCCGGGTTTTTTCAACGAGAGTTTTTTGCCTCTTTTCGATGGGAGTCATCTCAACAGGGTCCCATACCCGGTTCTGTCAAAGGGAAGTGCGGCCGACCTTCTGGGCGAGATCTTGCTGGTCTGCCCGGTCGTCGTTCTTGTGTCTGCCGTATTTTTCCGGAAGGGGAAGATGGAGGAAAAGGGTAGATCTGGCAGGAAGGGCAAATCGGGCGCAGAGGATCGATCAGGCACTGATGGACCGTCTGCCGAGATCCTGTTTCTATTGACTGTTTCGGTATTTTTTGTACTCGAGTTCATGGTGACAAATAAATTGATCGGGGCAAGCAGGGACTGGGATATTTTTGCCTCGATGGCCCTGCCGATGTCGATGATGACTGCATTGCTTCTTCTTCATTATTTCAGAGACAGAGTTGCCGAGCTTATCGTCTTCACATTCTTCATCATGATCCTTCATACAGCAACCTGGATAGGTATCAACGCCTCGGAAGAGGCCTCCCTCGACCGTTTTTCAGATCTGATCGAAAACTACAGCTGGAGCGATTACGCACGGGGCTACGCGAACGACGAGCTGGCCACCTTTTATCTCGACAGGGGAGATGAATCGCGGGCGCTGGATTTTTCGAGAAAGTCGATAAAGGCCGATCCTGGGAATATCAGGTATCTGTATAACGCAGCGACAAGACATATGATCTGCAACAGGCATGATGAGACGATCAGGCTCTACAGGAGAGTCCTGGAGAAGAATCCCGATTATCTGGAAGCAAGGCTCAATCTCGGTACTCTTTTCTTCAACCTGGACAGGCTGGATGAGGCAGGTAGCGAGTTTTTGGATGCGATCCGGCTGGATTCGACATCGGCGATCGGACACGAGAAACTTGCGCATATCTGCCTTCGAAAGGGTATTTTTGGCCGTGCTGTGGGTCATTTCGAGAAATACCTGTCGATCGAACCTGAAGATGTCGATGTACGTTTCGAGTTGGCGATGCTTCTCGACCGTCTCGACGATTCCGATGGGGCGCTTCGGCAGCTAAACCGGGTCCTTCAATTGCGCAGGGATGACGTCAGTGTCATGAACAACATCGGGGTCATCCACTGCAAGAGGAGAGAGTACTCCGACGCTGTCCTGATCTTCGACAAGGCGCTTCAGCTCAACCCCGACCAACCATCGATCCACGGGAACCTCGCCAGGGTCCATTATCTTGAGGGCTATTATGAGATGGCATGGGAACATGTCTTTAAGGCGGAAAGGCTCGGCGGAGTCGTTCCGCCCGACCTTCTCTCCAGTCTTGAGGCAGTTATGGATCGTCCTGCAAACTGACAATGACCGTTAAGTTTTTCCCTTACAACTCTCTTCTTGCTTGAGGTGGGGGCATGTCTTATAGTGCATCCGGTTGTCAGATCTGGATCATTTGTGGTCCAGAACTTTTGGGTTGACCGAATTGGAGGTTGAACTTGGCTCTGGATATGACGTTCCAGATCGTTGGAGGGTTGGGTTTCTTTCTTTTTGGCATCAAGGTCATGTCGGAGGGACTCAGAAGGGTCTCGAGTGACAAGCTCAAGAACATCCTGAATCTACTTACCCGTAACCGGATACTGGCCCTTTTTGTAGGGACTGGCGTCACGGCCCTTATCCAGAGCAGCAGTGCGATGACAGTCATGGTCGTGGGATTCGCTAACGCTGGCCTTCTTACTCTCAAACAAGCTATCCCGGTAGTACTGGGAGCGAATATTGGAACCACCTTTACAGCCTGGCTGGTCAGTTTCCTGGCTGTCTTCAAGATAACTCACTATGCTCTCCCCGCAGTGGGCCTCGGTTTCTTCATGATGCTGATGGAGAAAAAGCCCGGCGTAAAACAATGGGGCGAGGTCCTTTTCGGGTTCGGCGTATTGTTTGTCGGAATCGGGTTCATGAAGGATGCCTTCGAACCACTTGAGAGCAGCCAGCATGTGATGGACGTCATGGTCAATTTCAGCAAGTATCCGATTCTCGGAGTCCTGGTGGGAACTGTGATAACGATGATCCTCCAGAGTAGCTCCGCAACGATCGCCCTCGTTCAGCTCCTTGCTTTCAAGGGGCTTATAGATTTCCCATCGACTATTCCCATCATCCTCGGGGACAACATCGGGACGACGATTACCGCCCAGATAGCGACAATAGGAGGGACTACCGCTGCCAAGCGGGTAGCCTGGGCTCACACGCTTTTCAATGTCTTCGGAACATTATATATGCTGGTATTCCTCTATCTGAGACTATACGGCCGTTTTATCGAGAATCTCGTGCCGGGGCCGCTCACCAGTAGTAATGTCATGCTTCACATAGCCCTTTCCCATTCAATATTCAATGTGTTCAACGCGGTACTATTCCTTCCCTTTGTCGTCTGGCTCCAGAAGGTGGTCGAGAAACTGGTCAAACCGAAAGGTGATGTCGTCAGCGTTGAACCTCAGTTCCTTGAAAAGAATCTACTGGAGACTCCCGTGCTGGCTCTCCAGCAGGGCAGAAGAGAGATAATCAGGATGCTCTCGCTCGCGCGTTCGGCCTTCAAGAATGCTTATGAGATGTTTGTGGACGGAAAGATGGAACTTGGCAAAAAGGTGAACAGGAGGGAAGAAGCAGTAGACAATCTCCAGGCGGAGATCACTCGTTACCTCATCAGTATCTCGATGGAGAACCTCGAACAGGAGGAAGCGGAAAAGATTCCCGTGTTCATCCACTCGGTGAACGATATTGAGCGTATTGCGGATCATGCGGAGAATGTCGCGGAGCTTGCTCAAAGAAAATTCGAGCAGAAACTTCAGTTGACTGATAAGGCCAGCAGCGAACTGGAAAAGATGGTCGAACTCACGATGGGAATGCTCGATGATGTGGCAAAGGGCCTCGAAACCAACGACATGAAATATGCCAAGAGAGCTCTTAAGAAGGAAGACCAGATCAACCACCTGCAGGTCAATTACAGGAACAGCCATGTCAAAAGGCTCAATGAGGGCAGCTGTGATATATATGCCGGACTGATCTTCCTCGACTGCGTAGATTACATGGAGAAGATCGGTGATCATCTGGCCAACATAGCCCAGGGGCTGCTCGGAGGATTCCGCTGGGATGATCAACGGGGATGATCAGGGTAGACTTTCGGTAGTCGATTTTTTCTCTGCCTGAAACTTTTCCCATACCCTGTCCAGTATATCCTGGGGCGCCGGAGCATTTGGGTTCAGTTCCACACTTCTGACAAGATGTCTGTATGCGTCTTCATAGTTCCCGCGGGCTTCCTGGACGATTCCCATATTGAAGTGCAGTTTCGGGGACATATCGTTGTCGCGGAGAGCTCCGTCCAGGATTGTCCACGCTTCCTCGAAATCTCCCTCGTCCATAAAGACATTCGCAAGGTTGTTCTTTGCGACCCAGTTGCGCGGCAGCATACTGAGAACTCTGTAATAGTTCTGTTTCGCCTCTTCGAACATCTTGTCCTGATGGAATTTGGCTCCCTGATTCAGGATTGCCGACGCAAGGCTCCTGATGTTCTGTTCCCTTCGGGGTTCGAGTGAAAGAACCTTGTTGTAGGCGGTTATCGCCACACCGAATTCTCCCGCCCTGTTCGCGGCGAAACCGAGCCTGTTCCAGTAATGGATGCTGGAAGAATCGTAAGAGGTGAGAATATTGAATTCGTTTATTGCGTCGCTGAACCACCTTTTCTCTATGTAGGCTTCGCCCAGCTCTTCTCTGTAGCTCACGTTTTCCGGTTCGATCCTGAGAGATCTGATGAAATACGAGATCGCGTCGACGTAATCTTCGTTTTTCATATCTGCTTTCCCAAGGTAGAACCATGTGACCGCGTCATCCCCAGCTTTTTCCACCGATGTTTCCAGCCAGGTCGCGGCTGCCTCGTAGTCTTCCTTTTCGTACGCCCTGATCCCGGTGATCTTTTCGGCCTGTCCGGGAGCGAGAGGAAGGGAGGCGAGGCGGGCTACCCCTCTGTCCTGAGAGCTGGATACGATTACAAGCGCTGCAGAATGAATCGATCCCAGGACCACGAGTAACAGGATCGACGAGGCGAATATTTTTATCGTTGCCGAACGCCTGTGGATACTGAAAAGAGCCAGAACGGTGAAAGCAGGCCCCGTTACTGCTATCGCGTCCCACCCGAGGCCGCTCTCGATCCTGTGAGAAAGGATAAGGATCATTACCAGGGCAGAGATGACGAGAGCAGAAAGAAATCTTTCGACAGTCTCTGTTTCCCTTTTTCCCTTATTCTTTTTCAGTCCAG comes from the Candidatus Latescibacterota bacterium genome and includes:
- a CDS encoding tetratricopeptide repeat protein, which gives rise to MSASQTLWGIDQWRYIPAPFLFILIVFGVLPLIPSVRSTLAGMVSKAVRPEKRETTLRGRAIPVLLAIVSVALIFWLFRQKTHFLGDGYLWIKFLESGDFSRYWDLTALCLIYNGIHRFLNIIYPFGDVGMPVVATGISISSGLIFLIFAWKSARVLFTSINKTLFIFLAVLSSGSIMLFFGYIEAYPPVALAAMIYIYYGLLFLRGRTSLLAPAAALLLALLLHPSMAALFPGLLILCYLNRGKRPGWRRYFLVLTTSAAGCFILLYIFQQSGIFPGFFNESFLPLFDGSHLNRVPYPVLSKGSAADLLGEILLVCPVVVLVSAVFFRKGKMEEKGRSGRKGKSGAEDRSGTDGPSAEILFLLTVSVFFVLEFMVTNKLIGASRDWDIFASMALPMSMMTALLLLHYFRDRVAELIVFTFFIMILHTATWIGINASEEASLDRFSDLIENYSWSDYARGYANDELATFYLDRGDESRALDFSRKSIKADPGNIRYLYNAATRHMICNRHDETIRLYRRVLEKNPDYLEARLNLGTLFFNLDRLDEAGSEFLDAIRLDSTSAIGHEKLAHICLRKGIFGRAVGHFEKYLSIEPEDVDVRFELAMLLDRLDDSDGALRQLNRVLQLRRDDVSVMNNIGVIHCKRREYSDAVLIFDKALQLNPDQPSIHGNLARVHYLEGYYEMAWEHVFKAERLGGVVPPDLLSSLEAVMDRPAN
- a CDS encoding Na/Pi cotransporter family protein, producing the protein MALDMTFQIVGGLGFFLFGIKVMSEGLRRVSSDKLKNILNLLTRNRILALFVGTGVTALIQSSSAMTVMVVGFANAGLLTLKQAIPVVLGANIGTTFTAWLVSFLAVFKITHYALPAVGLGFFMMLMEKKPGVKQWGEVLFGFGVLFVGIGFMKDAFEPLESSQHVMDVMVNFSKYPILGVLVGTVITMILQSSSATIALVQLLAFKGLIDFPSTIPIILGDNIGTTITAQIATIGGTTAAKRVAWAHTLFNVFGTLYMLVFLYLRLYGRFIENLVPGPLTSSNVMLHIALSHSIFNVFNAVLFLPFVVWLQKVVEKLVKPKGDVVSVEPQFLEKNLLETPVLALQQGRREIIRMLSLARSAFKNAYEMFVDGKMELGKKVNRREEAVDNLQAEITRYLISISMENLEQEEAEKIPVFIHSVNDIERIADHAENVAELAQRKFEQKLQLTDKASSELEKMVELTMGMLDDVAKGLETNDMKYAKRALKKEDQINHLQVNYRNSHVKRLNEGSCDIYAGLIFLDCVDYMEKIGDHLANIAQGLLGGFRWDDQRG
- a CDS encoding tetratricopeptide repeat protein, producing the protein MTGFIKIFFIIMICLILVSSALFPSALWGISAWHDASFTAGFIIIGLSLLLLIPGTRNRVLRLFTTEKKHPLWARIIFYLAIFGSIFLLRQGHLLWGELNEAAALVGSGRWVSPGAPLATAVNQAVFRLFNPLFFWTPRMVTGLVSILSGLLFIPCAKAAALAMTKGRGPNDTDNINGSPIDGENDPARLTPERTMILSTLFVISSGFIVVFFGGSGLIPPAIIFSTLFIITSIRFIEGRSTLFIPVSLFILAVASHLSAAYLVVGLAALMIIAFRRSSSRKEALVSAIILVLSAVAIEIIIRTIPGGISPMRFILSSCSSAVASISTGTTGRMFGDWGNALLLIGPASIASLIVFVPGLKKNKGKRETETVERFLSALVISALVMILILSHRIESGLGWDAIAVTGPAFTVLALFSIHRRSATIKIFASSILLLVVLGSIHSAALVIVSSSQDRGVARLASLPLAPGQAEKITGIRAYEKEDYEAAATWLETSVEKAGDDAVTWFYLGKADMKNEDYVDAISYFIRSLRIEPENVSYREELGEAYIEKRWFSDAINEFNILTSYDSSSIHYWNRLGFAANRAGEFGVAITAYNKVLSLEPRREQNIRSLASAILNQGAKFHQDKMFEEAKQNYYRVLSMLPRNWVAKNNLANVFMDEGDFEEAWTILDGALRDNDMSPKLHFNMGIVQEARGNYEDAYRHLVRSVELNPNAPAPQDILDRVWEKFQAEKKSTTESLP